The Magnolia sinica isolate HGM2019 chromosome 9, MsV1, whole genome shotgun sequence genome contains a region encoding:
- the LOC131255389 gene encoding ACT domain-containing protein ACR2 isoform X3, whose protein sequence is MDLVICKSYVCSDAGWFMDVFHVRDESGNKIRDERLINYIKQAISPKELRNTTEVRSCSGKIASSETSSEHTAIEMTGTDRPGLFSEISAVLTDLRCNVVEAHAWSHNARLACIVHVSDESTAGPIDDPSRLATIKDHLSTVLRADTAPDDQIGRVKTAYPGDDSTVSHQERRLHQLMLAGQDFHGPVQSVTPVSPERAACDDEGRKTIVSIDRCNEKGYSVVHIECKDRPKLIFDTVCALTDLQFVVFHASTIRHDSFTTQEYYIRHVNGCTLETETEMQLVAKCLEAAIERRVCEGVRLELCAHDRVGLLSDVTRLLREYGLTVARADIETQGEEVINVFYVRDISGNAVDMEIVDSMKREMEPLALQVKSESLLRRSNSPERPRFSFGNMLRSQIERFSQNFI, encoded by the exons ATGGATCTTGTCATTTGCAAGAGCTACGTCTGCTCCGACGCTGGATGGTTCATGGATG TCTTCCATGTGAGAGATGAGAGCGGCAACAAAATCAGGGATGAAAGGCTCATCAACTATATAAAACAG GCCATAAGCCCAAAAGAGCTCCGAAACACAACAGAGGTGAGGAGCTGCAGTGGGAAGATTGCCAGTTCCGAAACCTCAAGTGAGCATACAGCCATAGAAATGACCGGCACCGATCGACCTGGTCTCTTTTCAGAGATATCAGCTGTCCTTACTGACCTTAGGTGCAATGTCGTCGAGGCCCATGCCTGGAGCCACAATGCACGCCTCGCATGCATTGTCCATGTCTCCGATGAGTCTACTGCTGGCCCCATTGACGACCCCAGTAGGCTTGCCACGATCAAGGACCACCTCTCTACTGTCCTCCGAGCCGACACCGCTCCAGATGACCAGATTGGCAGAGTCAAGACAGCCTATCCTGGAGATGATAGCACAGTGAGTCACCAGGAGCGCCGGTTGCACCAGCTTATGCTAGCTGGTCAGGATTTCCATGGGCCGGTGCAGTCAGTGACCCCTGTGTCACCTGAGAGAGCAGCCTGTGATGATGAGGGGAGGAAGACCATTGTGTCGATTGATAGGTGCAATGAGAAAGGGTATTCGGTGGTGCACATAGAATGCAAGGATCGGCCAAAGCTCATCTTCGACACGGTATGCGCACTTACAGACCTGCAGTTTGTGGTGTTCCATGCTTCCACCATCCGTCATGACTCTtttacaactcag GAATACTATATCCGGCACGTGAATGGATGCACTCTGGAAACGGAGACTGAGATGCAACTGGTTGCGAAATGCTTAGAGGCTGCAATAGAGCGCAGGGTCTGCGAG GGTGTTCGGCTAGAGTTATGTGCCCACGATAGGGTAGGTCTGCTCTCAGATGTTACCCGTCTGCTACGTGAGTATGGACTCACTGTCGCCCGGGCAGATATCGAAACACAAGGAGAAGAAGTGATAAATGTATTCTATGTACGGGATATCTCTGGAAATGCCGTTGACATGGAGATCGTAGACTCGATGAAGAGAGAAATGGAGCCACTAGCACTCCAGGTGAAAAGCGAATCACTGCTGCGGAGGTCAAACTCGCCTGAGAGACCCCGCTTCTCTTTTGGCAACATGCTTCGTTCACAGATAGAGCGCTTCTCCCAAAACTTCATTTAA
- the LOC131255389 gene encoding ACT domain-containing protein ACR2 isoform X2, translating into MYSGEVYVQVDCDNKHGLLLDVVQVLTDMDLVICKSYVCSDAGWFMDVFHVRDESGNKIRDERLINYIKQAISPKELRNTTEVRSCSGKIASSETSSEHTAIEMTGTDRPGLFSEISAVLTDLRCNVVEAHAWSHNARLACIVHVSDESTAGPIDDPSRLATIKDHLSTVLRADTAPDDQIGRVKTAYPGDDSTVSHQERRLHQLMLAGQDFHGPVQSVTPVSPERAACDDEGRKTIVSIDRCNEKGYSVVHIECKDRPKLIFDTVCALTDLQFVVFHASTIRHDSFTTQEYYIRHVNGCTLETETEMQLVAKCLEAAIERRVCEGVRLELCAHDRVGLLSDVTRLLREYGLTVARADIETQGEEVINVFYVRDISGNAVDMEIVDSMKREMEPLALQVKSESLLRRSNSPERPRFSFGNMLRSQIERFSQNFI; encoded by the exons TGTATGTGCAGGTGGACTGTGATAATAAGCATGGTCTACTTCTCGATGTGGTGCAAGTACTGACAGACATGGATCTTGTCATTTGCAAGAGCTACGTCTGCTCCGACGCTGGATGGTTCATGGATG TCTTCCATGTGAGAGATGAGAGCGGCAACAAAATCAGGGATGAAAGGCTCATCAACTATATAAAACAG GCCATAAGCCCAAAAGAGCTCCGAAACACAACAGAGGTGAGGAGCTGCAGTGGGAAGATTGCCAGTTCCGAAACCTCAAGTGAGCATACAGCCATAGAAATGACCGGCACCGATCGACCTGGTCTCTTTTCAGAGATATCAGCTGTCCTTACTGACCTTAGGTGCAATGTCGTCGAGGCCCATGCCTGGAGCCACAATGCACGCCTCGCATGCATTGTCCATGTCTCCGATGAGTCTACTGCTGGCCCCATTGACGACCCCAGTAGGCTTGCCACGATCAAGGACCACCTCTCTACTGTCCTCCGAGCCGACACCGCTCCAGATGACCAGATTGGCAGAGTCAAGACAGCCTATCCTGGAGATGATAGCACAGTGAGTCACCAGGAGCGCCGGTTGCACCAGCTTATGCTAGCTGGTCAGGATTTCCATGGGCCGGTGCAGTCAGTGACCCCTGTGTCACCTGAGAGAGCAGCCTGTGATGATGAGGGGAGGAAGACCATTGTGTCGATTGATAGGTGCAATGAGAAAGGGTATTCGGTGGTGCACATAGAATGCAAGGATCGGCCAAAGCTCATCTTCGACACGGTATGCGCACTTACAGACCTGCAGTTTGTGGTGTTCCATGCTTCCACCATCCGTCATGACTCTtttacaactcag GAATACTATATCCGGCACGTGAATGGATGCACTCTGGAAACGGAGACTGAGATGCAACTGGTTGCGAAATGCTTAGAGGCTGCAATAGAGCGCAGGGTCTGCGAG GGTGTTCGGCTAGAGTTATGTGCCCACGATAGGGTAGGTCTGCTCTCAGATGTTACCCGTCTGCTACGTGAGTATGGACTCACTGTCGCCCGGGCAGATATCGAAACACAAGGAGAAGAAGTGATAAATGTATTCTATGTACGGGATATCTCTGGAAATGCCGTTGACATGGAGATCGTAGACTCGATGAAGAGAGAAATGGAGCCACTAGCACTCCAGGTGAAAAGCGAATCACTGCTGCGGAGGTCAAACTCGCCTGAGAGACCCCGCTTCTCTTTTGGCAACATGCTTCGTTCACAGATAGAGCGCTTCTCCCAAAACTTCATTTAA
- the LOC131255389 gene encoding ACT domain-containing protein ACR2 isoform X1 has translation MKKVCSPYFDPEFETLIERIHGPSCRVCIDNERCEQCTVVKVDCDNKHGLLLDVVQVLTDMDLVICKSYVCSDAGWFMDVFHVRDESGNKIRDERLINYIKQAISPKELRNTTEVRSCSGKIASSETSSEHTAIEMTGTDRPGLFSEISAVLTDLRCNVVEAHAWSHNARLACIVHVSDESTAGPIDDPSRLATIKDHLSTVLRADTAPDDQIGRVKTAYPGDDSTVSHQERRLHQLMLAGQDFHGPVQSVTPVSPERAACDDEGRKTIVSIDRCNEKGYSVVHIECKDRPKLIFDTVCALTDLQFVVFHASTIRHDSFTTQEYYIRHVNGCTLETETEMQLVAKCLEAAIERRVCEGVRLELCAHDRVGLLSDVTRLLREYGLTVARADIETQGEEVINVFYVRDISGNAVDMEIVDSMKREMEPLALQVKSESLLRRSNSPERPRFSFGNMLRSQIERFSQNFI, from the exons GTGGACTGTGATAATAAGCATGGTCTACTTCTCGATGTGGTGCAAGTACTGACAGACATGGATCTTGTCATTTGCAAGAGCTACGTCTGCTCCGACGCTGGATGGTTCATGGATG TCTTCCATGTGAGAGATGAGAGCGGCAACAAAATCAGGGATGAAAGGCTCATCAACTATATAAAACAG GCCATAAGCCCAAAAGAGCTCCGAAACACAACAGAGGTGAGGAGCTGCAGTGGGAAGATTGCCAGTTCCGAAACCTCAAGTGAGCATACAGCCATAGAAATGACCGGCACCGATCGACCTGGTCTCTTTTCAGAGATATCAGCTGTCCTTACTGACCTTAGGTGCAATGTCGTCGAGGCCCATGCCTGGAGCCACAATGCACGCCTCGCATGCATTGTCCATGTCTCCGATGAGTCTACTGCTGGCCCCATTGACGACCCCAGTAGGCTTGCCACGATCAAGGACCACCTCTCTACTGTCCTCCGAGCCGACACCGCTCCAGATGACCAGATTGGCAGAGTCAAGACAGCCTATCCTGGAGATGATAGCACAGTGAGTCACCAGGAGCGCCGGTTGCACCAGCTTATGCTAGCTGGTCAGGATTTCCATGGGCCGGTGCAGTCAGTGACCCCTGTGTCACCTGAGAGAGCAGCCTGTGATGATGAGGGGAGGAAGACCATTGTGTCGATTGATAGGTGCAATGAGAAAGGGTATTCGGTGGTGCACATAGAATGCAAGGATCGGCCAAAGCTCATCTTCGACACGGTATGCGCACTTACAGACCTGCAGTTTGTGGTGTTCCATGCTTCCACCATCCGTCATGACTCTtttacaactcag GAATACTATATCCGGCACGTGAATGGATGCACTCTGGAAACGGAGACTGAGATGCAACTGGTTGCGAAATGCTTAGAGGCTGCAATAGAGCGCAGGGTCTGCGAG GGTGTTCGGCTAGAGTTATGTGCCCACGATAGGGTAGGTCTGCTCTCAGATGTTACCCGTCTGCTACGTGAGTATGGACTCACTGTCGCCCGGGCAGATATCGAAACACAAGGAGAAGAAGTGATAAATGTATTCTATGTACGGGATATCTCTGGAAATGCCGTTGACATGGAGATCGTAGACTCGATGAAGAGAGAAATGGAGCCACTAGCACTCCAGGTGAAAAGCGAATCACTGCTGCGGAGGTCAAACTCGCCTGAGAGACCCCGCTTCTCTTTTGGCAACATGCTTCGTTCACAGATAGAGCGCTTCTCCCAAAACTTCATTTAA